Sequence from the Aquimarina sp. Aq107 genome:
GTAAGGAGGAAAAATAAACTTATTTGTCCATCCTCTAAACTCATTTAAAGTATTATCTGAAGAAACAGAACTTTCTAATGCTCTCATAACCGTAGTTCCCACTGCACAGATTCGTTGCTTATTAGCAATTCCATTATTGATAGTCTCTGTTGCACGAGCAGTAACATATGCCTCTTCACTATCCATTTTATGTTTAGATAAATCTTCTACCTCTACCGGATTAAATGTTCCTAAACCAACATGAAGTGTTATTTCTGCAAAGTCCACTCCTTTTATCTCCAAACGCTTCATCAAATGTTTAGAAAAATGCAATCCAGCAGTTGGAGCTGCTACCGCACCTTCATTTTTTGCATAAATCGTCTGATATCTTTCTTCATCTTCTGGTTCTGCATCTCTTTTTATATATTTTGGTAAAGGAGTTTCTCCTAAGTCCGTAAGCTTTTGTCTAAACTCATCATATGATCCATCATATAAAAAACGAAGTGTTCTTCCTCTAGAAGTAGTATTATCAATAACCTCTGCAACTAAACTTTCATCATCTCCAAAGTATAATTTGTTTCCTATTCTGATTTTACGAGCAGGGTCTACCAGCACATCCCAAAGACGTGTTTCTGAGTTTAATTCACGTAATAAAAACACCTCAATTCTAGCTCCAGTCTTTTCTTTGTTACCATACAATCTAGCAGGAAAAACTTTAGTATTATTTAAAACCATAACATCATTAGGCTCGAAATAATCTATAAGATCTTTAAACTGTTTATGCTCTATTGTTTGATCCTTTCTATTAAGAACCATTAGACGTGCCTCATCCCTATTTTCTGAAGGATATTCTGCTAATAGATCTTGTGGAAGGTCAAAATTGAAATGTGATAACTTCATTAGTGTCTGTTTTTTT
This genomic interval carries:
- the queA gene encoding tRNA preQ1(34) S-adenosylmethionine ribosyltransferase-isomerase QueA encodes the protein MKLSHFNFDLPQDLLAEYPSENRDEARLMVLNRKDQTIEHKQFKDLIDYFEPNDVMVLNNTKVFPARLYGNKEKTGARIEVFLLRELNSETRLWDVLVDPARKIRIGNKLYFGDDESLVAEVIDNTTSRGRTLRFLYDGSYDEFRQKLTDLGETPLPKYIKRDAEPEDEERYQTIYAKNEGAVAAPTAGLHFSKHLMKRLEIKGVDFAEITLHVGLGTFNPVEVEDLSKHKMDSEEAYVTARATETINNGIANKQRICAVGTTVMRALESSVSSDNTLNEFRGWTNKFIFPPYDFSIANSMITNFHTPKSTLLMMVSAFAGHDFIKEAYEEAVKEKYKFYSYGDAMLII